The following proteins are co-located in the Pseudomonas antarctica genome:
- a CDS encoding cupredoxin domain-containing protein, with the protein MPDLARLTLALLALPVAAHADRLVTVGIQNHTFTPSSIEVPAGERFRIQLTSHDESVDEFESYDMKFEKIIVPGNTVTVFAGPLHPGTYTFFDDYHPDQAKGTVTAVAPKE; encoded by the coding sequence ATGCCCGACCTTGCCCGATTGACTCTCGCCCTGCTCGCGCTACCTGTCGCCGCCCATGCGGATCGACTGGTCACAGTGGGCATTCAAAACCACACCTTCACACCCTCAAGCATCGAAGTGCCGGCAGGCGAACGTTTTCGCATCCAGCTCACCAGTCATGACGAGAGCGTCGATGAGTTCGAAAGCTATGACATGAAGTTCGAGAAGATCATCGTTCCCGGCAACACCGTCACCGTTTTCGCCGGCCCGCTGCACCCCGGCACCTACACCTTTTTCGATGACTACCACCCGGACCAGGCCAAAGGCACGGTCACCGCCGTCGCGCCGAAGGAGTAG
- a CDS encoding FTR1 family iron permease, translating to MLACLLIVFREVLEAGIVVGIIMAATQGLARRGLFIGGGIAAGALGAGLLALFTGAITQALEGFGQEIFNAAILIVAVIMLGWHNLWMATHGRELATQLRSAGSAVLRGEKSLWALAVVITVAVLREGSEIVLFLYGIAASTQTDPLTMLTGGVLGIIAGAALSWLLYRGLIAVSLKRLFSITAWMIALLAAGMAGRAAAILAGIDLIPAWGYQLWDTSWLVSDASLTGRALQALVGYTDRPLGVQLVAWVVTLLLLVTGNRLIHSRSPSKGAAT from the coding sequence ATGCTCGCTTGTTTATTGATTGTGTTTCGTGAAGTGCTGGAAGCCGGGATTGTGGTCGGGATTATCATGGCCGCCACCCAGGGCCTGGCACGACGCGGCCTGTTTATCGGCGGCGGGATCGCCGCCGGCGCGCTGGGTGCAGGCCTCCTCGCCCTGTTCACCGGAGCAATCACCCAGGCGCTGGAAGGGTTCGGTCAGGAAATCTTCAACGCGGCGATTCTGATTGTCGCGGTCATCATGCTCGGCTGGCACAACCTGTGGATGGCCACCCATGGTCGCGAATTGGCGACTCAACTGCGCAGCGCTGGCAGTGCCGTACTGCGTGGCGAAAAATCACTCTGGGCATTGGCCGTCGTGATCACCGTGGCGGTGTTGCGCGAAGGCTCGGAAATCGTGCTGTTCCTTTATGGCATTGCCGCCTCGACCCAGACCGACCCGCTCACAATGCTGACCGGCGGCGTGCTCGGCATCATCGCCGGTGCAGCGCTTTCCTGGCTGCTGTATCGCGGCCTGATCGCCGTCAGCCTCAAGCGTCTGTTCTCGATTACCGCCTGGATGATCGCCCTGCTCGCCGCCGGTATGGCCGGGCGCGCGGCCGCGATACTGGCCGGTATCGACCTGATTCCTGCCTGGGGCTATCAGCTCTGGGACACCTCCTGGCTGGTTTCCGATGCCAGCCTCACCGGCAGAGCGCTGCAAGCGCTGGTGGGCTACACCGATCGACCGCTTGGCGTTCAGCTGGTTGCCTGGGTGGTCACGCTGCTACTCCTGGTGACGGGTAATCGATTGATTCATTCACGTTCCCCCTCCAAAGGAGCTGCCACATGA
- a CDS encoding iron transporter, giving the protein MKYLSKPLATALVLVGAASVSALAQAREYPIGGPVQANDMEIASSYLVGIEMAPMPPGMVMSKDSVHLETDVHATADNKYGLANGEWVPYLTITYSLVKQGAPDYKEIGTLLPMVAKDGAHYANNVKMDGPGTYTVVLRYESPQIKGFFHHVDKETGVPEWWSPFTETFTFKYPQS; this is encoded by the coding sequence ATGAAATACCTGAGTAAACCATTGGCCACCGCGCTGGTGCTCGTCGGCGCTGCGTCCGTATCCGCACTGGCCCAGGCCCGCGAATACCCGATTGGCGGGCCGGTACAAGCCAACGACATGGAAATCGCATCGTCTTATCTGGTGGGCATTGAGATGGCGCCTATGCCGCCAGGTATGGTCATGAGCAAGGATTCAGTGCACCTGGAAACCGACGTCCACGCCACCGCCGACAACAAGTACGGCCTGGCCAACGGAGAATGGGTACCGTACCTGACCATCACGTACTCCCTGGTCAAGCAAGGCGCGCCGGACTACAAGGAGATTGGCACCCTGCTGCCAATGGTCGCCAAAGACGGCGCACACTACGCCAACAACGTGAAGATGGACGGCCCTGGCACCTACACCGTCGTACTGCGCTACGAAAGCCCGCAAATCAAGGGTTTCTTCCACCATGTCGACAAAGAAACCGGTGTGCCCGAGTGGTGGTCTCCCTTCACCGAAACCTTTACATTCAAGTACCCACAGAGCTAA
- a CDS encoding hydrogen peroxide-inducible genes activator, with product MTLTELRYIVTLAQEQHFGHAAERCHVSQPTLSVGVKKLEDELGVLIFERSKSAVRLTPVGEGIVAQAQKVLEQAQSIRELAQAGKNQLTAPLKVGAIYTVGPYLFPHLIPQLHRVAPQMPLYIEENFTHVLRDKLRNGELDAIIIALPFNEADVLTLPLYDEPFYVLMPASHPWTQKDTIDAGLLNDKSLLLLGEGHCFRDQVLEACPTLTKGNDGAKHTTVESSSLETIRHMVASGLGISILPLSAVDSHHYAPGVIAVRPLTPPVPFRTVAIAWRASFPRPKAIEILADSIRLCSVAKPPAAS from the coding sequence ATGACTCTTACAGAATTACGCTACATCGTGACCCTCGCCCAAGAACAGCACTTCGGCCATGCGGCCGAGCGTTGCCATGTCAGCCAGCCGACGCTGTCGGTGGGCGTGAAAAAGCTTGAAGACGAACTCGGTGTGCTGATTTTTGAGCGCAGCAAGAGCGCCGTGCGCCTCACGCCAGTCGGCGAAGGCATTGTTGCCCAGGCCCAGAAGGTACTGGAACAAGCCCAAAGCATTCGCGAGCTGGCCCAGGCCGGCAAGAACCAGCTGACCGCACCGCTGAAAGTCGGCGCCATCTATACCGTCGGCCCGTACCTGTTCCCGCACCTGATCCCGCAACTGCACCGCGTTGCGCCGCAGATGCCGCTGTATATCGAAGAAAACTTCACTCACGTACTGCGCGACAAACTGCGCAACGGCGAGCTGGACGCGATCATCATCGCCCTGCCGTTCAACGAGGCAGACGTGTTGACCCTGCCGCTCTACGACGAGCCGTTCTATGTATTGATGCCGGCCTCACACCCGTGGACACAGAAAGACACCATCGACGCCGGCCTGCTCAACGACAAGAGCTTGCTGCTGCTCGGTGAAGGCCACTGCTTCCGCGACCAGGTACTGGAAGCCTGCCCGACCCTGACCAAGGGCAACGACGGCGCCAAGCACACCACCGTGGAATCCAGCTCCCTGGAAACCATTCGGCACATGGTGGCTTCCGGCCTGGGCATCTCGATCCTGCCGCTGTCGGCAGTGGACAGCCATCACTACGCCCCTGGCGTGATCGCTGTGCGCCCGCTCACGCCGCCCGTGCCGTTCCGTACCGTGGCCATTGCCTGGCGTGCCAGCTTCCCGCGGCCCAAGGCCATTGAGATCCTCGCCGACTCGATCCGCCTGTGCTCGGTGGCCAAGCCGCCTGCTGCGAGCTAA